The following coding sequences lie in one Deltaproteobacteria bacterium IMCC39524 genomic window:
- the argB gene encoding acetylglutamate kinase, which yields MQELINKANVLVEALPWIREFNGKTIVIKYGGNAMVEESLKVGFARDIILMKYIGLNPVVVHGGGPQIGKVLEAMGIATRFEQGMRVTDARTMDVVEMVLGGKVNKEIVANINKQGGKAVGLTGKDGKLLTARKLELKAINPDTLTPEIIDIGMVGEVAKINPEVISALEEANFIPVIAPVGVDDEGLTYNINADLVAGKIAGALKAEKLILLTDVEGVKDKDGNLLNTIDISDVKGLIDDGTIAGGMIPKVTCCLDAIADGVMKSHIIDGRMEHACLLEIFTDQGVGTAVAKFK from the coding sequence ATGCAAGAACTGATTAATAAAGCAAATGTCCTGGTCGAAGCCCTGCCCTGGATTCGGGAGTTCAATGGCAAAACCATCGTCATCAAGTACGGTGGCAACGCCATGGTTGAGGAGAGTCTTAAAGTAGGCTTCGCCCGTGACATTATCCTGATGAAGTACATCGGCCTGAACCCGGTGGTTGTCCACGGAGGTGGGCCGCAGATAGGAAAAGTTCTTGAGGCCATGGGCATTGCAACCCGCTTTGAACAGGGCATGCGGGTCACCGACGCCCGCACCATGGACGTCGTCGAGATGGTTCTGGGTGGCAAGGTCAACAAAGAGATCGTCGCCAACATCAACAAGCAGGGCGGCAAGGCCGTTGGCCTGACGGGCAAAGACGGTAAACTGCTCACGGCTCGCAAGCTGGAACTGAAAGCGATCAATCCCGACACCCTGACCCCTGAGATCATCGATATCGGCATGGTCGGAGAAGTCGCTAAGATCAATCCCGAGGTCATCTCGGCGCTTGAGGAGGCCAACTTTATTCCGGTGATCGCGCCGGTTGGAGTAGACGATGAGGGCTTGACCTACAACATTAACGCCGACCTGGTCGCGGGCAAAATTGCCGGCGCCTTAAAGGCCGAAAAGCTGATCCTGCTGACAGACGTTGAAGGGGTCAAGGACAAGGACGGCAATCTTTTGAACACCATCGACATCAGCGATGTAAAGGGGCTGATTGATGATGGTACCATTGCCGGCGGCATGATTCCGAAAGTCACCTGCTGCCTTGACGCTATCGCCGATGGTGTTATGAAGAGCCACATCATTGATGGCCGGATGGAACACGCCTGCCTGCTCGAGATCTTTACCGATCAGGGTGTCGGCACTGCGGTCGCAAAGTTCAAGTGA
- a CDS encoding hybrid sensor histidine kinase/response regulator, whose protein sequence is MRLETREEAQLMQQLEKPTLLIVDDEEIIRDLCARALKDYRILQADNGQAALKILVQQEVDLVLADIMMPIMNGLDLLQQVKERDPSQLVIVMTGYADKDIILRALKAHADDFIQKPINLLQLKNTISKALEQKALRRELLQLKQLDRIKSDFLGLISHKLRTPTTSISLFIQNLASGAVDTEEAGFTEALKAIQEESEYLAYLIKDLLYYSDIILQDNEGKAAAEDLKEIAMSLLAEKRSALEKKGLILQSRLAGSWPAIIVDRRRIAFALNALLDNAIKFTPPGGEITLTGEITEQDISLTITDNGPGITKEEKAKIFEKFYQVDPHRTGQVRGFGLGLFYARKFIRDHGGTIHLDTAPGKGTAVTIQLPRRLPDYTGRSENSEV, encoded by the coding sequence ATGCGCCTGGAAACACGCGAAGAAGCTCAACTGATGCAGCAGTTAGAGAAGCCGACCCTTCTCATCGTCGACGACGAAGAGATAATTCGCGATCTCTGCGCCAGGGCACTCAAAGACTATCGAATCCTTCAGGCCGATAATGGCCAGGCAGCACTGAAGATTCTGGTTCAGCAAGAGGTCGACCTGGTCCTGGCCGACATCATGATGCCGATCATGAACGGTCTCGACCTGCTGCAACAGGTTAAGGAACGTGACCCATCGCAGCTGGTCATCGTCATGACCGGGTATGCAGACAAAGACATAATCCTGCGTGCCCTCAAGGCTCACGCCGATGACTTCATACAGAAGCCGATCAATCTTCTCCAGCTCAAAAACACCATCAGCAAGGCCCTGGAGCAAAAAGCTCTGCGCCGTGAGTTATTGCAATTAAAACAGCTCGATCGCATCAAATCTGATTTTCTTGGCCTCATCTCGCACAAGCTGCGCACCCCGACGACCTCCATATCCCTCTTCATTCAAAACCTCGCCAGCGGAGCTGTCGACACCGAAGAGGCCGGTTTCACTGAAGCACTCAAAGCCATTCAGGAAGAATCGGAGTACCTGGCTTACCTGATTAAGGATCTTCTCTACTACAGTGACATTATTCTCCAGGACAACGAGGGCAAGGCCGCAGCGGAAGATCTGAAAGAAATTGCCATGAGCCTGTTGGCCGAAAAACGCTCTGCGCTCGAGAAGAAGGGCTTGATCCTGCAGAGCAGGCTGGCCGGCAGTTGGCCGGCCATTATAGTCGATCGCCGGCGTATTGCTTTTGCCCTTAACGCCCTCTTGGACAACGCGATCAAGTTCACTCCGCCAGGAGGTGAAATCACGCTTACGGGCGAGATTACAGAGCAGGACATCTCACTGACGATTACCGATAACGGGCCAGGCATTACCAAGGAAGAAAAAGCCAAGATCTTCGAAAAGTTTTATCAGGTCGACCCACATCGCACTGGCCAGGTCCGTGGTTTTGGCCTGGGGCTCTTTTACGCCCGTAAATTTATCCGTGATCATGGTGGCACAATTCATCTGGACACAGCTCCAGGGAAAGGAACAGCCGTCACAATCCAGCTGCCCAGGAGGCTGCCGGACTATACGGGCCGAAGTGAAAATTCGGAAGTTTGA
- the hslV gene encoding ATP-dependent protease subunit HslV, with product MFRGTTILCVRRGSEVAMAGDGQVSLGNTVMKHTARKLRRMYDDQVIAGFAGSTADAFTLFEKFEVKLQEYRGNLQRAAVELAKDWRKDRILRHLEALLIVADRETTLVLSGVGDVIEPEHGIAAIGSGGTFAQAAARALTCHTELSMAQVAEESLKIAADICVYTNDQIIVETLT from the coding sequence ATGTTCAGAGGAACAACCATTCTTTGCGTGAGACGGGGAAGCGAGGTGGCGATGGCCGGAGATGGTCAGGTCAGCCTCGGCAACACCGTCATGAAACACACCGCAAGGAAGCTGAGACGCATGTACGATGACCAGGTGATTGCCGGATTTGCGGGCAGTACGGCTGATGCCTTCACCCTCTTCGAAAAGTTTGAGGTGAAGCTCCAGGAATACCGCGGCAACTTGCAGCGAGCAGCCGTTGAGCTGGCCAAGGACTGGCGCAAAGACCGGATTCTTCGGCACCTTGAAGCCTTGCTGATTGTCGCGGACCGTGAAACAACCCTGGTCCTCTCAGGTGTTGGTGATGTCATCGAACCGGAACACGGCATCGCCGCGATTGGTTCAGGGGGCACCTTTGCACAGGCCGCGGCCCGTGCCTTAACCTGCCATACAGAGTTATCCATGGCCCAGGTTGCTGAAGAATCGCTGAAGATTGCTGCCGACATCTGTGTTTACACCAACGATCAGATTATCGTGGAGACCCTGACGTGA
- the hslU gene encoding ATP-dependent protease ATPase subunit HslU codes for MNNFTPREIVSELDRYIVGQNNAKRAVAVALRNRWRRQQVAPDLRDEIAPKNIIMIGPTGVGKTEIARRLARLAQAPFVKVEASKFTEVGYVGRDVESMVRDLVELAILMVKTEEARSQRLKAEDLAEERLLDLLLPGEKNLEEAKDGSSTTRDKLRRLLRMGELNERMVEIETQDSQMPNMQVFGPQGSEDMGINIKEMFGNIFPKKTKNRKVKVSEAREMLVEMEAEKLVDMDKVQTLAKERTEQNGIIFIDEIDKIASREGGHGPEVSREGVQRDILPIVEGSAVNTKYGPVKTDHILFIAAGAFHVAKPSDLIPELQGRFPIRVELDSLEEADFVRILTEPNNALIRQYQALMETEGIHLKFSKEAIAEIAKTAARVNERTENIGARRLHTIMEKLLEELSFNAPELQDKGLSIDDAFVRERLSDIADNEDLSRYIL; via the coding sequence GTGAACAACTTTACTCCACGTGAAATCGTTTCCGAACTGGATCGCTATATCGTCGGCCAGAACAACGCTAAACGCGCGGTCGCGGTCGCCTTGCGCAACCGCTGGCGCCGTCAGCAGGTTGCACCGGATCTGCGCGATGAGATTGCCCCGAAGAACATCATCATGATCGGCCCGACAGGGGTGGGCAAAACCGAGATCGCCAGACGCCTGGCACGCCTGGCGCAGGCTCCGTTCGTCAAGGTTGAGGCCAGCAAATTCACCGAAGTCGGCTATGTCGGCCGGGATGTCGAGAGTATGGTTCGCGATCTCGTTGAACTGGCGATCCTCATGGTCAAGACCGAAGAAGCCAGGAGCCAGAGGCTTAAAGCTGAAGATCTCGCTGAGGAACGCTTACTCGATCTCCTCCTGCCGGGCGAAAAGAACCTTGAAGAGGCCAAAGACGGTAGCAGCACAACGCGTGACAAGCTGCGCCGCTTGTTGCGTATGGGCGAACTCAACGAGCGCATGGTCGAGATCGAAACACAGGACTCCCAGATGCCGAACATGCAGGTCTTCGGCCCTCAGGGCTCCGAAGACATGGGCATCAACATCAAGGAGATGTTTGGCAACATTTTTCCGAAGAAGACCAAGAACCGCAAGGTGAAGGTCTCGGAAGCCCGCGAGATGCTGGTTGAGATGGAAGCCGAAAAGCTCGTCGACATGGACAAGGTCCAAACCTTGGCCAAGGAGCGAACCGAACAGAACGGCATCATCTTTATCGACGAAATTGACAAGATTGCCAGTCGTGAAGGCGGTCATGGCCCGGAAGTCTCCCGCGAAGGTGTACAACGCGACATCCTGCCGATCGTTGAAGGCAGCGCGGTCAACACCAAGTATGGTCCGGTCAAGACAGACCACATCCTCTTTATTGCGGCCGGCGCGTTCCATGTTGCCAAACCTTCGGATCTGATTCCCGAGTTGCAGGGGCGTTTCCCGATCCGGGTTGAGCTCGACAGCCTCGAAGAGGCTGACTTCGTAAGAATTTTGACTGAACCGAACAACGCCCTTATCCGCCAGTACCAGGCGCTCATGGAGACCGAAGGTATTCATCTGAAGTTCAGCAAAGAGGCGATCGCGGAGATTGCCAAAACCGCGGCCAGGGTCAACGAACGAACAGAAAATATCGGCGCTCGCCGCTTGCACACCATTATGGAAAAGCTGCTCGAGGAACTGTCTTTCAACGCCCCGGAACTTCAGGACAAAGGCCTGTCCATCGACGATGCCTTTGTTCGTGAGCGCCTCTCTGATATTGCCGACAATGAAGATCTTTCACGGTACATCCTGTAA